A region from the Sandaracinus amylolyticus genome encodes:
- a CDS encoding RNA polymerase sigma factor, with the protein MDAGREDGLEVALAAARARTIGAGGVDVGAVFDAHGKYVARVLRCLGVRDQELADVCQEVFLVVQRRLHELDGRASLRTWLYAICVRKALAARRDAARRRAREAPESSEPIGERTPQDELERTRRLAQAIEILGGIAEDKRAVFVLYEVEQLPMPEVAEIVGCPLQTAYSRLYAARKEIAEALRRLRAGGRAE; encoded by the coding sequence GTGGACGCGGGGCGCGAGGACGGGCTGGAGGTGGCGCTCGCCGCGGCGCGCGCTCGCACGATCGGTGCGGGCGGCGTCGACGTGGGCGCCGTGTTCGACGCGCACGGCAAGTACGTCGCGCGCGTCTTGCGCTGTCTCGGGGTGCGCGATCAGGAGCTCGCCGACGTGTGCCAGGAGGTCTTCCTCGTGGTGCAGCGTCGGCTGCACGAGCTCGATGGTCGCGCGTCGCTGCGGACGTGGCTGTACGCGATCTGCGTGCGCAAGGCGCTCGCGGCGCGTCGTGACGCGGCGCGACGAAGGGCGCGCGAGGCACCGGAGTCGAGCGAGCCGATCGGCGAGCGCACGCCGCAGGACGAGCTCGAGCGCACGCGGCGTCTCGCGCAGGCGATCGAGATCCTCGGCGGCATCGCCGAGGACAAGCGCGCGGTGTTCGTCCTCTACGAGGTCGAGCAGCTGCCGATGCCGGAGGTCGCGGAGATCGTGGGCTGTCCGCTGCAGACCGCGTACTCGCGGCTCTACGCGGCGCGGAAGGAGATCGCGGAGGCGCTGCGTCGTCTGCGCGCCGGTGGGAGGGCGGAATGA
- a CDS encoding helix-turn-helix transcriptional regulator, with translation MSARPLRARPPASRPGIARRVPFAPTTHVVVALGDLGALLPHLGSWSETLHVVATLDAALDALDAIASPAGVVAADASPADAAILDLHAAQLAIPMLLLCSPHAALVTTPRARVVRADENAIERVSALGEFVAAAHCAAGRRAMRFEDACQEWRLTPREAEVLWWTHRGRDCAGIASAMTLADGSVRALLADVRRKIGLRSIPSMVAEVQFRLAQR, from the coding sequence GTGTCCGCTCGCCCACTCCGCGCTCGTCCGCCCGCCTCGCGGCCCGGCATCGCCCGCCGCGTCCCCTTCGCGCCGACCACGCACGTCGTCGTCGCGCTCGGTGATCTCGGCGCTCTGCTGCCGCACCTCGGCAGCTGGTCCGAGACGCTCCACGTCGTCGCGACGCTCGACGCGGCGCTCGACGCGCTCGACGCGATCGCGAGCCCGGCGGGCGTCGTCGCCGCCGATGCATCGCCCGCCGATGCTGCGATCCTCGACCTCCACGCCGCGCAGCTCGCGATCCCGATGCTGCTGCTCTGCTCGCCGCACGCCGCGCTCGTGACGACGCCGCGCGCGCGCGTGGTGCGCGCCGACGAGAACGCGATCGAGCGCGTCTCGGCGCTCGGCGAGTTCGTCGCGGCCGCGCACTGCGCCGCGGGCCGTCGCGCGATGCGCTTCGAGGATGCCTGCCAGGAATGGCGCCTCACGCCGCGCGAAGCGGAGGTCCTCTGGTGGACCCACCGCGGCCGCGACTGCGCGGGGATCGCGAGCGCGATGACGCTCGCGGACGGCTCGGTGCGCGCGCTCCTCGCGGACGTGCGCCGCAAGATCGGGTTGCGCTCGATCCCCTCGATGGTCGCCGAGGTGCAGTTCCGCCTCGCGCAGCGCTGA
- the nth gene encoding endonuclease III gives MNAPVLKRDEKAARILEILERLYPSPPIPLDHVDAFTLLVAVVLSAQTTDKKVNEVTPALFAAAPTPEAMAALSEAEILAYIRQVGLSPQKAKALKGLATKIATEHGGQVPRTFEELEALPGVGHKTASVVMIQAFGHPAFPVDTHIHRLAWRWGLSDGSSVERTEADLKRLFDRSKWDKLHLQIIYFGREHCPALRHDLSACPICSWAAPAKVRAAEAKGGATKGMSKGGRPGGKKREASR, from the coding sequence ATGAACGCGCCCGTGCTCAAGCGCGACGAGAAGGCAGCTCGTATCCTCGAGATCCTCGAGCGCCTGTACCCGAGCCCGCCGATCCCGCTCGATCACGTCGACGCGTTCACGCTGCTCGTCGCGGTCGTGCTCTCCGCGCAGACCACCGACAAGAAGGTCAACGAGGTCACGCCCGCGCTCTTCGCGGCCGCGCCCACGCCCGAGGCGATGGCGGCGCTGAGCGAGGCGGAGATCCTCGCGTACATCCGCCAGGTCGGGCTCTCGCCGCAGAAGGCGAAGGCGCTCAAGGGTCTCGCGACGAAGATCGCGACCGAGCACGGCGGTCAGGTGCCGCGCACGTTCGAGGAGCTCGAGGCGCTGCCCGGCGTCGGCCACAAGACCGCGTCGGTCGTGATGATCCAGGCGTTCGGCCATCCGGCGTTCCCGGTCGACACGCACATCCACCGGCTCGCGTGGCGCTGGGGGCTCTCCGACGGATCGAGCGTCGAGCGCACCGAGGCGGACCTCAAGCGCCTCTTCGATCGATCGAAGTGGGACAAGCTGCACCTGCAGATCATCTACTTCGGTCGCGAGCACTGCCCCGCGCTGCGCCACGATCTGAGCGCGTGCCCGATCTGCTCGTGGGCGGCGCCCGCGAAGGTGCGCGCCGCCGAAGCGAAGGGCGGCGCGACGAAGGGCATGAGCAAGGGAGGCCGTCCCGGAGGCAAGAAGCGCGAGGCCTCGCGATGA
- a CDS encoding TRM11 family SAM-dependent methyltransferase → MRRPDDRDPRPAPPHRGKPVQRPTKPPLRVQTTTLWEYPSQHYGAGMQGDQRYVGATPSYVVWNLIQRYTREGDLVIDPMCGSGTTIDVAKDTGRRARGFDLAPYRDDIEKSDARKLPLGKESVQLVFLDPPYGDHIDYSEDPACIGKLSAYDPRYYEAMGQVLRECARVLVPGGVMGLYVCDYFEKKKGFAPVGFQLFAQMASLLVPLDVVAVTRHHKTLKMGNYHKAAEEQNFFLRGFNYLFIAQKPERAAPAPRRRR, encoded by the coding sequence ATGCGACGTCCCGACGACCGTGATCCCCGCCCTGCGCCGCCCCATCGCGGCAAGCCGGTCCAGCGCCCGACCAAGCCGCCGCTCCGCGTGCAGACCACGACGCTGTGGGAGTACCCGTCGCAGCACTACGGCGCGGGCATGCAGGGCGATCAGCGCTATGTCGGCGCGACGCCTTCGTACGTCGTGTGGAACCTGATCCAGCGCTACACGCGCGAGGGCGATCTCGTGATCGATCCGATGTGCGGCTCGGGCACGACGATCGACGTCGCGAAGGACACGGGGCGTCGCGCGCGCGGGTTCGATCTCGCGCCGTACCGCGACGACATCGAGAAGTCCGACGCGCGCAAGCTCCCGCTCGGCAAGGAGAGCGTGCAGCTCGTCTTCCTCGATCCGCCCTACGGCGATCACATCGACTACTCCGAGGATCCCGCCTGCATCGGGAAGCTCAGCGCGTACGACCCGCGCTACTACGAGGCGATGGGCCAGGTGCTGCGCGAGTGCGCGCGCGTGCTCGTGCCCGGCGGCGTGATGGGCCTCTACGTCTGCGACTACTTCGAGAAGAAGAAGGGGTTCGCGCCGGTGGGGTTCCAGCTCTTCGCGCAGATGGCGTCGCTGCTGGTCCCGCTCGATGTCGTGGCGGTCACCCGGCACCACAAGACGCTGAAGATGGGCAACTACCACAAGGCCGCGGAGGAGCAGAACTTCTTCCTCCGCGGCTTCAACTACCTCTTCATCGCGCAGAAGCCGGAGCGCGCCGCGCCCGCGCCGCGCCGTCGTCGCTGA
- a CDS encoding RCC1 domain-containing protein, whose protein sequence is MRTLALAAVLALIASGCGARSPLDPLSSPNGPGLVDAGTPLDPGMRDASIPRDAHVDGATIPLDDGGRDPGEESPRVEIVSAGWRHSCALRAGRALCWGNNASGQLGDGTYVDRDAPVEVMHDEAFAEISAGMQHTCARTRRGEIWCWGHNLHGQIGVRLVETSTTNRPVRVPGITGARGVSAAGQHTCAVLADRSATCWGHGAFGQLGHGDTSSTTTPMRVVALDRIEQIEAGWRHTCAVRDDGSVWCWGQNLERQLGVERVEAILTPVQVPGVVDAVQVSAGTHHTCALLATERVSCWGSMGPAGRAEGPFPPHEIAGLARALQVGAGERGRSCVVHDDGSLGCFPVLLPHFGADVRVGAFGARRYSIGFEHACVALEDGGVACFGEDDFGQLGDGAPRVGSSAPVRVLGF, encoded by the coding sequence GTGCGCACGCTCGCCCTCGCCGCCGTTCTCGCGCTGATCGCATCGGGATGCGGCGCGCGCTCGCCTCTCGATCCGCTGTCGAGCCCGAACGGCCCGGGGCTCGTCGACGCGGGCACGCCGCTCGATCCCGGGATGCGCGACGCGAGCATCCCGCGCGACGCGCACGTCGACGGCGCGACGATCCCGCTGGACGACGGCGGGCGCGATCCCGGCGAGGAGAGCCCGCGCGTCGAGATCGTCTCCGCGGGCTGGCGACACAGCTGCGCGCTGCGCGCAGGTCGAGCGCTCTGCTGGGGCAACAACGCGAGCGGCCAGCTCGGCGACGGCACCTACGTCGATCGCGACGCGCCGGTCGAGGTGATGCACGACGAGGCCTTCGCCGAGATCTCCGCGGGCATGCAGCACACCTGCGCGCGCACGCGGCGCGGCGAGATCTGGTGCTGGGGCCACAACCTCCACGGTCAGATCGGCGTGCGCCTCGTCGAGACGAGCACCACGAACCGCCCCGTGCGCGTCCCCGGCATCACGGGCGCGCGCGGCGTGAGCGCCGCGGGACAGCACACGTGCGCGGTGCTCGCGGATCGCAGCGCGACGTGCTGGGGCCACGGCGCGTTCGGCCAGCTCGGTCACGGCGACACGAGCTCGACCACCACGCCGATGCGCGTCGTCGCGCTCGATCGCATCGAGCAGATCGAAGCAGGCTGGCGCCACACGTGCGCGGTCCGCGACGACGGCAGCGTGTGGTGCTGGGGCCAGAACCTCGAGCGCCAGCTCGGCGTCGAGCGCGTCGAGGCGATCCTCACGCCGGTGCAGGTCCCGGGCGTCGTCGACGCGGTGCAGGTGAGCGCGGGGACGCATCACACGTGCGCGCTGCTCGCGACCGAGCGCGTGTCGTGTTGGGGCTCGATGGGCCCGGCAGGGCGCGCCGAAGGGCCGTTCCCGCCTCACGAGATCGCGGGGCTCGCGCGTGCGCTGCAGGTCGGCGCCGGCGAGCGCGGGCGCAGCTGCGTCGTGCACGACGACGGATCGCTCGGGTGCTTCCCGGTGCTCCTGCCGCACTTCGGTGCCGACGTGCGCGTCGGGGCGTTCGGCGCGCGCCGCTACTCGATCGGCTTCGAGCATGCGTGCGTCGCGCTCGAGGACGGAGGCGTCGCGTGCTTCGGCGAGGACGACTTCGGGCAGCTCGGCGACGGCGCGCCGCGCGTCGGCTCGAGCGCGCCGGTGCGCGTGCTCGGCTTCTGA
- a CDS encoding RCC1 domain-containing protein, translating to MFAQRWRHAVALVIALALGVGCGDDDGTVGGDDAGAADGGVDAAMPTSDAGRDAGTDAGPSCTSGCEIAELALGSKFSCARRENGEVLCWGRGQEGQLGDGSRTHGGRCVGGGIVETFDCSPRPVVVDLESAASSVSAGWTSICAIDGESDAQCWGEAGFRIGSLPEEAARYAPQPFPMLEDVEGVAEATFTICALDDGGAVRCAGNNGSGQTGSGMFSTTELNPVPVVRAEPADTALTGAVEVVLGTFSDFGCARTADEVLCWGSGEAGQLATDPPALPSNCATGSTAQNRCTSRAITITGLPEMPVTQLAAGGEHVCALLADQTVVCWGGNDAGQLGTGDRTARIVPTAVPGLTGVTRIAAGANHTCAVLSDGGVRCWGYNRFGQLGDGDETHEDTACRVSDSDTGDCSSTPVAVMGVDDATFVDVGVDHTCLVRAEGTEVWCWGRNDMLQTQGSATFSPTPDEVLPRYAPAQVMGL from the coding sequence ATGTTCGCGCAACGATGGCGGCACGCGGTGGCCTTGGTGATCGCGCTCGCGCTCGGGGTCGGGTGCGGCGATGACGACGGAACCGTCGGTGGAGACGACGCCGGCGCGGCGGACGGCGGTGTCGACGCGGCGATGCCCACGTCGGACGCGGGTCGCGACGCCGGCACCGACGCCGGTCCTTCGTGCACGAGCGGCTGCGAGATCGCAGAGCTCGCGCTGGGATCCAAGTTCAGCTGCGCCCGCCGCGAGAACGGCGAGGTGCTCTGCTGGGGTCGCGGCCAGGAGGGTCAGCTCGGCGACGGCAGTCGTACCCACGGCGGTCGGTGCGTCGGCGGCGGCATCGTCGAGACGTTCGACTGCTCACCGCGTCCCGTCGTCGTCGATCTCGAGAGCGCCGCGTCGAGCGTGAGCGCGGGCTGGACGAGCATCTGCGCGATCGATGGCGAGTCCGACGCGCAGTGCTGGGGCGAGGCGGGCTTCCGCATCGGCTCGCTCCCCGAGGAGGCCGCGCGGTACGCCCCGCAGCCGTTCCCGATGCTCGAGGACGTCGAAGGCGTCGCCGAAGCGACCTTCACGATCTGCGCGCTGGACGACGGCGGCGCGGTCCGCTGCGCGGGGAACAACGGCTCCGGCCAGACCGGCAGCGGCATGTTCTCGACGACCGAGCTGAACCCCGTGCCGGTCGTGCGCGCCGAGCCCGCGGACACCGCGCTGACGGGCGCGGTCGAGGTGGTGCTCGGCACCTTCTCGGACTTCGGGTGCGCGCGCACCGCCGACGAAGTGCTGTGCTGGGGCTCGGGCGAGGCCGGCCAGCTCGCGACCGATCCTCCCGCGCTCCCGAGCAACTGCGCGACCGGCAGCACCGCCCAGAACCGCTGCACGAGCCGCGCGATCACGATCACCGGCCTCCCCGAGATGCCCGTCACGCAGCTCGCGGCGGGCGGCGAGCACGTCTGCGCGCTCCTCGCCGATCAGACGGTGGTGTGCTGGGGCGGCAACGATGCAGGACAGCTCGGGACGGGAGATCGCACCGCGCGCATCGTCCCGACGGCCGTGCCCGGCCTCACCGGCGTCACTCGCATCGCGGCGGGCGCGAACCACACGTGCGCGGTGCTGAGCGACGGCGGCGTGCGGTGCTGGGGCTACAACCGCTTCGGTCAGCTCGGCGACGGCGACGAGACCCACGAAGACACCGCGTGCCGCGTGTCGGACTCGGACACCGGCGACTGCTCGTCGACCCCGGTCGCGGTCATGGGCGTGGACGACGCGACGTTCGTGGACGTCGGCGTCGATCACACGTGTCTCGTGCGCGCCGAGGGAACCGAAGTCTGGTGCTGGGGTCGGAACGACATGCTCCAGACGCAAGGCAGCGCCACGTTCAGCCCCACCCCCGACGAAGTGCTCCCGCGCTACGCGCCCGCGCAGGTGATGGGCCTGTGA
- a CDS encoding SUMF1/EgtB/PvdO family nonheme iron enzyme, with translation MRAFVLAAVAATALACGPTPRDVADGGAGLDAAPARDDAQVALDASLDDAGAMSDASLDGASDWGSCAVSGAPGRCVDVASCEGTSTPGFCPGPASVQCCTASPPPDGGSTSTCDPDARPLPNEGLVEEPGEDGCPAGMVRVTDAFCIDRFEASLVEVLGDGSTRGWSPYFEPVGARVRARSLRGAVPQGYVRETQAAAACAEAGKRLCTNAEWLRACQGSSGATYPYGATRMPGWCNDARAQHPAVEYFMTSADWIYSELDHPCLSQLPDSLARTGDHAMCESESGALDMMGNLHEWTSDPAGTFRGGFYVDTARNGPGCLYATTAHDVSHRDYSTGFRCCWSE, from the coding sequence GTGCGCGCCTTCGTGCTCGCGGCCGTCGCGGCGACGGCCCTCGCTTGTGGACCGACCCCGCGCGACGTCGCCGACGGCGGCGCGGGGCTCGATGCGGCCCCAGCCCGCGACGACGCGCAGGTCGCGCTCGACGCGTCGCTCGACGACGCGGGCGCGATGTCCGACGCGTCGCTCGACGGCGCGTCGGACTGGGGCTCGTGCGCGGTCTCGGGGGCGCCCGGTCGCTGCGTCGACGTCGCGTCGTGCGAGGGCACGTCGACGCCCGGCTTCTGCCCGGGCCCTGCGAGCGTCCAGTGCTGCACGGCCTCGCCTCCGCCCGACGGAGGCAGCACGTCGACGTGTGATCCCGACGCGCGCCCGCTTCCCAACGAAGGCCTCGTCGAGGAGCCCGGCGAAGACGGTTGTCCCGCGGGGATGGTGCGCGTGACCGACGCGTTCTGCATCGACCGCTTCGAGGCGTCGCTCGTCGAGGTGCTCGGCGACGGCTCGACGCGCGGGTGGTCTCCGTACTTCGAGCCGGTCGGCGCGCGTGTGCGCGCGCGGTCGCTGCGCGGCGCGGTCCCGCAGGGCTACGTCCGCGAGACCCAGGCGGCCGCGGCGTGTGCGGAAGCGGGAAAGCGCCTGTGCACGAACGCCGAGTGGCTGCGCGCCTGCCAGGGCTCGAGCGGCGCGACCTATCCGTACGGCGCGACGCGCATGCCCGGCTGGTGCAACGACGCGCGCGCGCAGCACCCGGCGGTCGAGTACTTCATGACGAGCGCGGACTGGATCTACTCCGAGCTCGATCACCCGTGCCTCAGCCAGCTGCCCGACTCCCTCGCGCGCACCGGCGATCACGCGATGTGCGAGAGCGAGAGCGGCGCGCTCGACATGATGGGCAACCTGCACGAGTGGACCTCGGATCCCGCGGGCACGTTCCGCGGCGGCTTCTACGTGGACACGGCGCGCAACGGGCCGGGCTGCCTCTACGCGACGACGGCCCACGACGTCTCGCACCGCGACTACTCGACCGGCTTCCGATGCTGCTGGAGCGAGTGA
- a CDS encoding FG-GAP repeat domain-containing protein: MRKARIVGIVIGIAVCAVASCVACSGGTEPATPPQQAEAPPAPTPPTPPPTPTAARTQGEQRGLLVASSQFRVENGAVTATPGPARLEILTPDGDQWRAEVIEDPGSNVFHKALWWQPPTGEPGLVTLGGMSAAVKLWRRGASGWTSETLWTEEFGGQFNRMRDAEIADVYGDGAAIAVATHDQGVVATVRPGASGWTIDRLDREPNTFVHEIEIGDLNGDGQLEIYATPSEPNDLGGGEQSGQVVRYVPRAQQGRTVVADLGNRHAKEIWVGDADGDGRDELYVAVEALTRGAGAQLEIVEPVEIRRYDADTAPTARNVIARIPGERLTRFLTVGDVDGDGRREMVIATFRNGLWLARPGRDPRGEWSLESIDRESSGFEHAALLTDLDGDGKDELYVGADEQGELRRYVWVNGRARREVMLRREVPRAIMTWNLMPVPLSAVAPR, translated from the coding sequence ATGCGGAAGGCTCGGATCGTCGGGATCGTGATCGGGATCGCGGTGTGCGCGGTCGCATCGTGCGTGGCGTGCTCGGGCGGGACGGAGCCCGCGACCCCGCCGCAGCAGGCGGAAGCGCCGCCGGCGCCCACTCCGCCGACCCCGCCGCCCACGCCGACGGCGGCGCGCACCCAGGGCGAGCAGCGCGGGCTGCTCGTCGCGAGCTCGCAGTTCCGCGTCGAGAACGGCGCGGTGACGGCGACGCCGGGCCCGGCGCGCCTCGAGATCCTGACGCCCGACGGTGATCAGTGGCGCGCCGAGGTGATCGAGGATCCCGGCAGCAACGTGTTCCACAAGGCGCTGTGGTGGCAGCCGCCGACGGGCGAGCCGGGGCTCGTCACGCTCGGTGGCATGTCCGCCGCGGTGAAGCTCTGGCGTCGCGGCGCGAGCGGGTGGACCAGCGAGACGCTCTGGACCGAGGAGTTCGGCGGGCAGTTCAACCGCATGCGCGACGCGGAGATCGCGGACGTGTACGGCGACGGCGCCGCGATCGCGGTGGCGACGCACGATCAGGGTGTCGTCGCGACGGTGCGTCCGGGCGCGAGCGGGTGGACGATCGATCGACTCGATCGCGAGCCGAACACGTTCGTGCACGAGATCGAGATCGGCGATCTGAACGGCGACGGGCAGCTCGAGATCTACGCGACGCCGAGCGAGCCGAACGATCTCGGTGGCGGCGAGCAGAGCGGGCAGGTCGTGCGCTACGTGCCGCGCGCGCAGCAGGGCCGCACGGTGGTCGCGGACCTCGGCAACCGTCACGCGAAGGAGATCTGGGTCGGCGACGCGGACGGCGACGGACGCGACGAGCTCTACGTCGCGGTCGAGGCGCTCACGCGCGGCGCCGGCGCGCAGCTCGAGATCGTCGAGCCGGTCGAGATCCGTCGCTACGACGCGGACACCGCGCCGACGGCGCGCAACGTGATCGCGCGCATCCCGGGCGAGCGCCTGACGCGCTTCCTGACCGTGGGCGACGTCGACGGAGACGGGCGCCGCGAGATGGTGATCGCGACGTTCCGCAACGGGCTCTGGCTCGCGCGTCCGGGTCGCGATCCGCGCGGCGAGTGGTCGCTCGAGAGCATCGATCGCGAGTCGAGCGGGTTCGAGCACGCGGCGCTGCTCACCGACCTCGACGGAGACGGCAAGGACGAGCTCTACGTGGGCGCGGACGAGCAGGGCGAGCTGCGCCGCTACGTGTGGGTGAACGGGCGCGCGCGCCGCGAGGTGATGCTCCGCCGCGAGGTGCCGCGCGCGATCATGACGTGGAACCTGATGCCGGTTCCGCTCAGCGCCGTCGCTCCGCGCTGA
- a CDS encoding PEGA domain-containing protein: protein MPQLQPSRRALTSALLCVLVSISARTAHAQDTWGVIVATTRPTEMQRAIETADHSAAALSATVGGVIPNERAVARVESALSEPFRAAPPEIARRLGQAAEAVLEDVAFGRNQQGLDVGQPLLAELDPHLAGLGRDEQSASDVANLCLYLVRAHVQKRDLGAARQQVQVCLRLVPDLRADERLHPPSVRDLLSETRASLERGEGGILAVHAAPTDPEGCAIRVNGRRMGQTPWARLPLPPGPYVVQIECAADRAGRVHPVQVAGDSPTRVMIHAELAQRLTTRPALALVYTSREQLANHLPEDVALIAHALGATRMLAAVDDGRNLAVRAFAVSDEGPLLVGSAPVPEPIDMTRSREAVAAVLSGRQLDAPVDAAAPTGGVMGEPARMEAGGGGGAPNVASIVLGSILALGGAAGLGVGWYYWTELEAAWATFDEQFDHVEMTVAYAQAQDRIFTTRWIVLGAGAGGGALLTMALPFLLPDEEGVPWWSLIPAAAGAALAGVGIWQLTEEGEAIGPPLTLATEPAWLGAHLIAHAVPLLSVPFIYLVRDATRDRNAGAAVHVDAERAELRVWGSF, encoded by the coding sequence ATGCCTCAGCTCCAGCCATCCCGCCGCGCGCTCACCAGCGCGCTCCTCTGCGTCCTCGTGTCGATCTCCGCGCGCACCGCGCACGCGCAGGACACGTGGGGCGTGATCGTCGCGACCACGCGTCCCACCGAGATGCAGCGCGCGATCGAGACCGCCGATCACTCCGCCGCCGCGCTCAGCGCGACCGTCGGCGGCGTGATCCCCAACGAGCGCGCGGTCGCGCGCGTCGAGAGCGCGCTCAGCGAGCCGTTCCGCGCGGCGCCGCCCGAGATCGCGCGACGCCTCGGACAGGCCGCGGAAGCGGTGCTCGAGGACGTCGCGTTCGGCCGCAACCAGCAGGGGCTCGACGTCGGTCAGCCGCTGCTCGCGGAGCTCGATCCGCACCTCGCGGGGCTCGGTCGCGACGAGCAGAGCGCGAGCGACGTCGCGAACCTCTGTCTCTATCTCGTGCGCGCCCACGTGCAGAAGCGCGACCTCGGCGCGGCGCGACAGCAGGTGCAGGTGTGTCTGCGCCTCGTGCCCGATCTGCGCGCCGACGAGCGCCTGCATCCGCCGAGCGTGCGCGACCTGTTGAGCGAGACGCGCGCGTCGCTCGAGCGCGGCGAGGGCGGGATCCTCGCGGTGCACGCGGCTCCGACCGATCCCGAGGGCTGCGCGATCCGCGTCAACGGTCGCCGCATGGGCCAGACGCCGTGGGCGCGGCTTCCGCTGCCCCCGGGGCCGTACGTGGTGCAGATCGAGTGCGCCGCGGATCGCGCGGGGCGCGTGCATCCCGTGCAGGTCGCGGGTGATTCGCCGACGCGCGTGATGATCCACGCCGAGCTCGCGCAGCGGCTGACGACGCGCCCGGCGCTCGCGCTGGTGTACACGTCGCGCGAGCAGCTCGCGAACCACCTGCCGGAGGACGTCGCGCTGATCGCGCACGCGCTCGGCGCGACGAGGATGCTCGCGGCGGTCGACGACGGCCGGAACCTCGCGGTGCGTGCGTTCGCGGTGAGCGACGAGGGCCCGCTGCTCGTGGGCTCGGCGCCGGTGCCCGAGCCGATCGACATGACGCGCAGCCGCGAGGCGGTCGCGGCGGTGCTCTCGGGACGTCAGCTGGACGCGCCGGTCGACGCCGCTGCGCCGACCGGCGGGGTCATGGGCGAGCCCGCGCGGATGGAGGCGGGCGGCGGCGGTGGCGCGCCGAACGTCGCGTCGATCGTGCTCGGCTCGATCCTCGCGCTGGGCGGCGCCGCGGGCCTGGGCGTCGGTTGGTACTACTGGACCGAGCTCGAAGCCGCGTGGGCGACGTTCGACGAGCAGTTCGACCACGTCGAGATGACCGTCGCCTACGCGCAAGCGCAGGACAGGATCTTCACGACGCGCTGGATCGTGCTCGGCGCGGGAGCGGGCGGTGGCGCGCTCCTCACGATGGCACTGCCGTTCCTGCTGCCGGACGAGGAAGGCGTGCCGTGGTGGTCGCTCATTCCCGCGGCGGCCGGTGCGGCACTGGCCGGCGTCGGCATCTGGCAGCTCACGGAAGAGGGCGAGGCCATCGGCCCGCCCCTGACGCTCGCGACGGAGCCGGCGTGGCTCGGCGCGCATCTGATCGCACACGCGGTCCCGCTGCTCTCGGTGCCGTTCATCTATCTCGTGCGCGACGCGACGCGCGACCGCAACGCCGGCGCCGCCGTGCACGTGGACGCCGAGCGCGCCGAGCTCCGCGTGTGGGGCTCGTTCTGA